A genomic window from Candidatus Methylacidiphilum fumarolicum includes:
- a CDS encoding ABC transporter permease — protein MNFLFNQRLYGFIQKEWIEILRDPSSFGIAFVLPSILLFLFGYGISLDAIHLPIGVVVERPTSLSSSFESSLKNSIYFSPFSYETIQKAQSDFEKGRLLGIIWLRGNWNRESLAFDKGTIQTIVNGTDANTARLIEGYLLGVWIDWLKRERIDRNLPVSLPVSQEIRVWFNPALITRNYLVPGIIVINMTVVGALLTALVVAREWERGTMEAMLATPLTKLEHFIGKLLPYFALGMGGMLFSFLLAVFLFKVPFRGSFLVLFLSSIFFLLAVLGIGVLISNLSKNSFVASMVAIITSFLPAFMLSGFIFDINSMPVGIQFLTLLFPATYFVSILQTIFLAGNVWSVLVGNLLVLILFAIVINGISYLLWKRRLE, from the coding sequence TTGAATTTTCTTTTTAACCAACGGCTCTATGGATTTATCCAAAAGGAATGGATCGAAATTCTACGAGATCCTTCAAGCTTTGGTATTGCTTTTGTACTTCCTTCGATCTTACTTTTTTTGTTTGGATATGGGATTTCTCTGGATGCGATCCACCTACCAATTGGAGTGGTTGTAGAGCGTCCCACAAGCCTTTCTTCTAGTTTTGAATCTAGTCTTAAAAATTCCATCTATTTTTCCCCATTCTCCTATGAGACAATCCAAAAGGCACAGTCTGATTTTGAGAAAGGTCGACTTTTGGGCATCATCTGGCTAAGGGGCAATTGGAATAGAGAATCTTTGGCTTTTGATAAAGGAACGATCCAGACGATAGTCAATGGAACGGATGCCAACACCGCCCGGCTAATTGAAGGCTATCTATTAGGGGTATGGATAGATTGGCTCAAACGGGAAAGAATCGATCGGAACTTGCCAGTAAGCTTGCCCGTTAGCCAAGAAATCCGAGTTTGGTTTAATCCTGCCCTGATTACAAGGAATTATCTGGTTCCAGGCATCATTGTTATTAACATGACAGTAGTTGGAGCGTTGCTTACTGCTCTTGTTGTTGCCAGAGAGTGGGAAAGAGGAACCATGGAAGCTATGCTTGCTACCCCCCTGACGAAGCTGGAACATTTCATTGGCAAACTCCTACCCTATTTTGCACTTGGAATGGGGGGGATGTTATTTTCTTTTTTGTTGGCCGTCTTTCTTTTTAAAGTACCTTTTAGAGGATCTTTTTTGGTTCTTTTTCTTTCTTCGATCTTTTTCCTGCTTGCGGTACTGGGTATTGGCGTATTGATTTCAAATCTCTCAAAAAACTCTTTTGTTGCAAGTATGGTCGCGATCATTACTAGTTTTTTGCCCGCCTTCATGCTTTCAGGTTTTATCTTTGATATTAACTCTATGCCCGTTGGTATTCAGTTTCTTACTCTTCTTTTCCCAGCTACATATTTCGTTTCTATTCTTCAAACCATTTTCCTGGCTGGGAATGTCTGGAGTGTATTGGTTGGAAACCTCTTGGTGCTAATCCTTTTTGCTATTGTTATCAATGGGATTTCTTATTTGTTGTGGAAAAGACGATTGGAATAA
- a CDS encoding response regulator transcription factor: protein MIKQEKIHKVLIVDDHTILREGLCQLINSTPGMSVCGTAKNAHEGFELIEKTQPDLVLVDISLPGKSGLELIKDIHAVYPDIAIFVLSMHEESLYAERVLRAGARGYLMKSEGGEKLIAAIQKVMAGGISVSDQVANRILQGVSGKRKALSISPIEALSDREFEVFQLIGKGYGSRQIAEQLSLSVKTVEAYRASIKQKLYLKSGPQLVHYAISWQQSQTNSVDSNTLPTNN from the coding sequence ATGATTAAGCAAGAGAAAATACATAAAGTTTTAATAGTCGATGATCACACGATATTAAGAGAAGGGCTCTGTCAGCTGATTAATTCTACGCCTGGAATGAGTGTGTGTGGAACAGCAAAAAACGCTCATGAGGGTTTTGAACTTATTGAAAAAACTCAGCCTGACCTTGTCCTGGTCGATATTTCTCTTCCTGGGAAAAGCGGTTTGGAACTTATCAAAGATATCCATGCGGTCTATCCGGATATCGCCATTTTCGTTTTATCTATGCATGAAGAGTCATTATATGCGGAAAGAGTTTTGCGAGCAGGTGCTCGAGGGTATCTCATGAAGAGCGAAGGAGGGGAAAAATTGATTGCTGCCATTCAGAAAGTTATGGCTGGGGGAATTTCTGTAAGTGATCAAGTAGCTAACCGCATACTCCAAGGGGTTTCTGGCAAAAGAAAAGCTTTATCGATTAGTCCCATTGAAGCTTTAAGCGACCGGGAATTTGAGGTTTTTCAATTAATAGGCAAGGGGTATGGGAGTAGACAGATTGCTGAGCAATTGAGCTTGAGCGTTAAAACTGTAGAAGCTTACCGGGCGAGCATTAAACAAAAACTCTATCTCAAAAGTGGTCCCCAACTTGTTCATTATGCCATTTCTTGGCAGCAATCTCAAACTAATTCTGTCGATTCCAACACGTTACCTACAAACAACTAA
- the amoB gene encoding bacterial ammonia monooxygenase, subunit AmoB — protein sequence MKQIIEHVEAKTKKILLSLLSLGLAMSWLPSPSYAVQGMGAKSQEAFLRMRTVVFYDTQFSFAPTNRVKVGEEFSCTGKVMLMPTWPEEIPFTGISFFNFFVPGPQVLRKAIWVNEKYFQFNSVVLEKGGTYAYKMVLQARNPGIFPMGPMLSMEGAGPFIGPEEFLTIEGTKGSFANPVKTLLGNTVDLENYGTARVITWTIFTTLIGVVWLGYWLAKPFTRRLGLVAAGRKEELFNPLDRQVCFLFTVGTIVIVAAAALITKAQYPVTIPIQETKYYIKPLPPEPTLIQAEVTDATYDVPGRTLSFHIQVKNVGDKPVVLKEFLTANVRFLNPDIPGNTWNPSFPEVNGGPMKVSPSEPINPGETKTIEVSMQSAEWENQRLTMYNETTNRFGGLLFFTDPSGTRQIYAIADQIVIPKFGAAIGGGM from the coding sequence GTGAAACAAATAATAGAACATGTAGAAGCTAAGACGAAAAAAATTCTGCTTTCTTTGCTATCTCTAGGGCTTGCAATGAGTTGGTTGCCCTCACCAAGCTATGCGGTACAGGGGATGGGGGCAAAATCTCAGGAGGCATTCTTACGGATGCGAACAGTTGTGTTTTATGATACTCAGTTTTCGTTTGCTCCTACCAATAGGGTGAAAGTCGGCGAGGAGTTTAGTTGTACAGGCAAAGTCATGTTGATGCCAACATGGCCAGAGGAAATTCCTTTTACCGGAATTTCCTTTTTTAACTTCTTTGTTCCTGGACCTCAGGTTTTACGGAAAGCAATCTGGGTAAACGAAAAGTATTTTCAGTTTAATTCTGTGGTGCTTGAAAAAGGGGGAACTTATGCTTACAAAATGGTGTTGCAGGCAAGAAATCCTGGAATCTTTCCGATGGGTCCAATGCTGAGTATGGAAGGGGCAGGCCCTTTTATTGGTCCGGAAGAATTCTTGACTATCGAGGGAACGAAGGGAAGTTTTGCTAATCCTGTAAAGACCTTGTTAGGAAATACTGTTGATCTGGAAAATTATGGCACGGCGCGAGTAATTACCTGGACAATATTCACAACGCTTATCGGTGTAGTATGGTTAGGATATTGGCTTGCAAAGCCATTTACAAGAAGGTTAGGATTAGTTGCTGCTGGAAGAAAGGAAGAATTGTTTAATCCTCTGGATAGACAAGTTTGCTTCCTTTTTACAGTTGGAACAATTGTAATAGTCGCTGCCGCAGCGTTAATAACAAAGGCACAATATCCAGTAACAATCCCTATCCAGGAGACGAAGTATTATATAAAACCCCTTCCTCCTGAGCCAACACTCATTCAGGCAGAAGTTACAGATGCGACCTACGACGTACCTGGCAGAACTCTTTCCTTTCACATCCAAGTCAAAAATGTTGGGGATAAGCCCGTAGTGTTGAAAGAATTTCTGACGGCGAATGTCCGCTTCTTGAATCCAGATATCCCGGGGAATACATGGAATCCTTCCTTTCCTGAAGTCAATGGTGGACCAATGAAAGTAAGCCCATCTGAGCCGATTAATCCTGGAGAGACCAAAACGATAGAAGTTTCAATGCAAAGCGCTGAATGGGAAAATCAAAGATTAACCATGTATAACGAGACGACGAATCGCTTTGGGGGTCTGCTTTTCTTTACCGATCCCAGTGGGACCAGGCAGATTTATGCCATTGCTGATCAGATTGTTATTCCTAAATTTGGAGCGGCAATAGGCGGAGGCATGTAA
- the amoC gene encoding bacterial ammonia monooxygenase, subunit AmoC, producing the protein MAQATTATTIAIPERSLFSWNRMWLGIGLLSGWYILVNLYERAFAFTKGLDYTSPEYQTYWMNLLLAELALEALSFIAVCTWLWVTRDRNLENISPVEELRRYWNLGLFIVVYTVGLYWGASYFTEQDGTWHQTVIRDTDFTPSHIIEFYQSYPIYIILGVGSFMYAITRLPMFARSFSIPYAVLVGSPLMIFPNVGLNEFGHTRWFMEELFVAPLHWGFVAFGWGALAIMGVWLQACPRVYELIKQVYLGKTATSPVKVMEEPEKSVDPAYCEV; encoded by the coding sequence ATGGCACAAGCAACAACTGCTACGACTATTGCGATTCCTGAAAGATCGCTTTTTTCATGGAATCGAATGTGGTTGGGCATTGGTCTACTTAGCGGTTGGTATATTCTTGTCAATCTATATGAAAGAGCATTTGCTTTTACAAAAGGACTGGATTATACCTCCCCTGAGTATCAGACCTATTGGATGAATCTGCTTTTAGCAGAACTGGCTTTGGAGGCGCTGTCTTTCATTGCCGTATGCACCTGGCTATGGGTGACTAGGGATAGAAATTTAGAAAATATTTCTCCTGTCGAAGAGCTCAGAAGGTACTGGAATCTCGGGCTGTTTATTGTGGTCTATACTGTAGGACTTTACTGGGGAGCCAGTTACTTTACTGAGCAAGATGGGACATGGCATCAAACGGTGATTCGTGATACGGATTTTACTCCAAGTCATATCATCGAGTTCTATCAAAGCTATCCTATATACATAATACTGGGAGTAGGGTCCTTCATGTATGCCATAACCAGGCTGCCTATGTTTGCTAGGTCTTTTTCTATTCCCTATGCCGTACTTGTTGGTTCCCCGCTGATGATCTTTCCTAATGTGGGATTGAACGAATTCGGTCATACCCGCTGGTTTATGGAGGAGCTTTTTGTGGCGCCACTCCACTGGGGTTTTGTAGCCTTTGGATGGGGCGCATTAGCGATCATGGGGGTTTGGCTCCAAGCATGTCCTAGGGTCTATGAGTTGATCAAGCAGGTTTATTTAGGAAAAACAGCAACTTCGCCAGTAAAAGTAATGGAGGAACCCGAAAAATCGGTTGATCCTGCGTACTGCGAAGTCTAA
- the amoA gene encoding bacterial ammonia monooxygenase, subunit AmoA, translating to MQLAQANAEARILERKFDIVVIVSMFFAFVGGYHIHQMLLAGDWSFWTDWKDRMWWPVVAPIADIAFPAAVQSILWTKFKMPIGATFCTVGLFFGQWMNRYWNFWGWGTYPLNFVFPETLIPQAVVLDGVLMISNNFVVTALVGGELWGWLFYPTNWPMIAPYHVPVEYYGQLMSMADLIQYEYIRTSTPEYIRMVETGTMRSFAGGVLGVSAFFSGFVSACMYFLWWFFGKFFGSTKFVRHSTV from the coding sequence ATGCAACTTGCACAAGCGAATGCAGAAGCAAGAATTCTTGAAAGAAAATTTGATATTGTTGTTATTGTTTCCATGTTTTTTGCCTTTGTTGGAGGCTATCATATTCATCAGATGCTATTGGCTGGGGATTGGTCATTTTGGACCGATTGGAAAGATCGGATGTGGTGGCCAGTTGTTGCGCCAATTGCAGACATAGCATTTCCAGCGGCTGTTCAATCTATTCTTTGGACAAAATTCAAGATGCCTATAGGAGCAACCTTTTGCACTGTTGGTCTTTTCTTTGGCCAGTGGATGAATAGGTATTGGAACTTCTGGGGTTGGGGCACTTATCCTCTGAACTTCGTTTTTCCAGAGACCTTGATTCCTCAAGCGGTTGTTCTCGATGGGGTATTAATGATTTCAAATAATTTTGTCGTTACTGCGCTTGTAGGCGGAGAGCTTTGGGGATGGCTTTTTTATCCAACAAATTGGCCCATGATTGCTCCCTATCATGTGCCAGTGGAATACTATGGACAGCTGATGAGTATGGCCGATCTCATCCAGTATGAATACATCCGGACTTCTACCCCTGAGTATATACGCATGGTGGAAACCGGAACGATGAGAAGTTTTGCAGGGGGAGTGCTTGGCGTTTCCGCATTCTTCTCCGGTTTTGTATCAGCCTGTATGTACTTTTTGTGGTGGTTCTTTGGGAAATTTTTCGGTTCGACAAAGTTTGTCAGGCATTCAACCGTCTAA
- a CDS encoding ABC transporter permease, whose product MWNRVVGLVIKEILVFIRDPRSRFVLIVPPVIQMFVFGYAATFDLFKVSFALYDENRTYHSREFISKFKGSPIFVFKKEIFKESQITDEILKRNVLFVLHIDRRFDRDLLSGRSGKVQLIIDGRNSNTAAILSGYANQIIADYNAEWLKRNGGKAPISQISFRALNNPNLLSQWFIVPGLIAILTFVVSAMTIGLSIAREKEMGTFDQLLVTPLRPIEILIGKTIPGLIFALMEATLILLAALLWFRIPFNGNILVLYLGLLFFLFAIIGIELAISSIASTQQQALLGVFFFLVPSIILSGFSTPIRNMPESIQDLTYLNPMRYFLIIARGVFLEGRGLDTLWNQYLPLLIIGLISMSFSWFLFKKRLY is encoded by the coding sequence ATGTGGAATCGTGTCGTTGGCTTGGTTATCAAAGAAATCCTTGTGTTTATACGGGATCCGCGGAGTCGGTTTGTTCTGATTGTTCCCCCAGTCATTCAAATGTTTGTCTTTGGATACGCTGCTACCTTTGATCTTTTTAAAGTCTCTTTTGCTCTGTATGATGAAAATAGAACGTACCATTCCAGAGAATTTATTTCGAAATTTAAAGGCTCTCCAATCTTTGTCTTCAAAAAGGAAATTTTTAAGGAATCCCAGATTACCGATGAAATTCTAAAAAGAAATGTCCTTTTCGTGCTCCATATCGATCGGCGATTTGATCGTGATCTGCTTTCTGGAAGAAGCGGGAAAGTCCAGTTGATCATCGATGGCAGGAATTCCAATACGGCTGCTATTCTCTCTGGCTATGCTAATCAAATCATTGCTGATTATAATGCTGAATGGCTGAAACGAAACGGAGGCAAGGCTCCTATTTCTCAAATTTCTTTTCGTGCCCTGAACAACCCAAATCTTCTCTCCCAATGGTTTATTGTCCCAGGATTGATTGCTATTTTAACTTTTGTCGTTTCGGCCATGACCATTGGACTTTCTATTGCCAGAGAAAAAGAAATGGGCACTTTTGATCAGTTGCTTGTTACTCCTCTTAGGCCAATAGAAATCCTGATAGGCAAAACCATCCCAGGGTTGATTTTTGCTTTAATGGAAGCGACACTTATTTTGCTTGCCGCTCTTCTTTGGTTTAGAATTCCTTTTAATGGGAATATATTGGTTCTCTATTTAGGACTCCTTTTTTTTCTCTTTGCCATCATTGGGATTGAGCTTGCCATTTCTTCCATTGCTTCCACTCAACAACAGGCTCTCCTTGGAGTGTTTTTCTTTTTGGTCCCCTCCATCATATTATCTGGTTTTTCTACTCCTATCCGCAATATGCCTGAGTCGATTCAAGATCTGACCTATCTTAATCCTATGCGGTATTTTCTCATCATTGCTCGAGGTGTTTTCCTAGAAGGAAGGGGATTGGATACTTTGTGGAATCAATATTTGCCTCTTTTGATTATTGGCCTTATAAGCATGAGTTTTAGCTGGTTTTTGTTTAAAAAAAGGCTTTATTAA
- a CDS encoding ATP-binding cassette domain-containing protein, with the protein MDGKSYCVRLSNVSKSFQTARGKLFAIKELSSTIGYGIITGVVGPDGSGKSTLLRLLSGMYVPDSGQIEVLGLSPIEHKEALSAQLGYMPQNFGLYEDLTVEENLRLHADLYCLPKNEREKRFRELLAMSGLSQFMKRLAGSLSGGMKQKLALSSVLLSSPKLLLLDEPTVGVDPLSRRELWKILFDLVKDRGLSVLISTSYLEEARYCHDILLLDKGEKLVQGSPSYLEENAKGIVLLIHSEKMDSKELLLNVSSDPSVIDHSFEGKYIRILLQKDKKDTFLKENEKFGIVAIPGERKIADCVLSFYPQKQQPALSSSKEEVALKEKRKERSLEKIIVVEKLSRFFGKFEAVKKISFSVNLGEIFGILGPNGAGKSTTFRMLCGLLPPSEGKVSVSGFDLRTSPASARSRIGYVSQKFSLYTNLSVYQNLLFFSRAYDLSGEKQKRRIASVIEEYELGSVLDMDAGRIPLGFQKRLAIACATLHDPDILFLDEPTSGMDPQSRREFWIRMIRLSRRHTTLLITTHYLEEAEYCDRLVIISRGKILIEGSPQEIKKPFQTEDNPTPTIEDAFIGLIEKSREEN; encoded by the coding sequence ACCCTACTCCGTCTTCTTTCTGGAATGTATGTACCGGACAGTGGGCAGATCGAAGTTCTTGGACTTAGTCCAATAGAACATAAAGAGGCTTTGTCGGCCCAGCTAGGCTATATGCCTCAGAATTTTGGGCTCTATGAAGATTTGACAGTAGAAGAAAATCTCCGGTTGCATGCAGATCTCTACTGCCTGCCAAAAAATGAAAGGGAAAAGAGGTTCAGGGAACTGCTAGCTATGTCTGGGCTTAGCCAGTTTATGAAAAGACTTGCCGGAAGCCTTTCTGGCGGCATGAAACAAAAACTGGCCTTATCCTCGGTTCTGCTTTCTTCCCCAAAGCTATTGTTGCTTGATGAACCAACCGTTGGCGTGGACCCTTTATCCAGAAGAGAACTTTGGAAAATCTTGTTTGATCTAGTCAAAGATCGTGGGCTTTCTGTGCTGATCAGTACTTCTTATTTAGAAGAAGCCCGTTATTGCCATGATATCCTCCTTTTGGACAAAGGAGAAAAACTCGTCCAAGGAAGCCCTTCGTATTTAGAAGAAAATGCTAAGGGCATAGTTTTATTGATTCATTCGGAGAAAATGGACTCAAAAGAACTTTTATTGAACGTATCGTCAGATCCTTCAGTGATCGATCATTCTTTTGAAGGAAAATATATAAGAATTCTGCTTCAAAAGGACAAAAAAGATACATTTTTGAAGGAAAATGAAAAATTTGGGATTGTTGCTATTCCTGGAGAAAGAAAAATTGCTGATTGTGTATTATCTTTTTACCCTCAAAAACAACAACCCGCTCTCTCATCCTCAAAAGAAGAGGTAGCTTTGAAAGAAAAAAGAAAAGAGCGTTCGCTTGAAAAAATAATTGTTGTAGAAAAGCTCTCCCGGTTTTTTGGCAAATTTGAAGCGGTAAAAAAAATAAGTTTTTCAGTTAATCTAGGGGAGATTTTCGGAATTTTGGGACCAAATGGAGCAGGCAAATCAACCACATTTCGAATGCTTTGTGGTCTGTTGCCTCCCTCTGAAGGAAAGGTGTCTGTAAGTGGCTTCGATTTGAGGACTTCTCCAGCATCCGCTCGTTCTCGAATCGGCTATGTCTCCCAAAAGTTCTCCCTTTATACCAATTTAAGCGTTTATCAAAATCTCCTATTTTTTTCCCGAGCTTATGACTTATCAGGTGAAAAACAAAAAAGGCGGATTGCTTCGGTAATTGAAGAATATGAGCTTGGATCGGTTCTAGATATGGATGCTGGGCGGATTCCTTTAGGATTTCAAAAAAGGTTAGCCATCGCTTGCGCTACTTTGCATGATCCGGACATTCTTTTTCTTGATGAACCAACTTCAGGAATGGATCCTCAAAGTCGCAGAGAATTTTGGATAAGGATGATCCGTTTGTCAAGACGGCATACCACTTTACTTATTACCACCCATTATTTGGAAGAAGCCGAGTATTGTGACCGGTTAGTGATAATTTCAAGGGGAAAAATTTTGATCGAAGGAAGTCCCCAAGAGATTAAAAAACCTTTTCAAACTGAGGACAATCCTACCCCTACTATCGAGGATGCGTTCATAGGATTGATAGAAAAAAGTAGAGAGGAAAATTGA